In Thermodesulforhabdus norvegica, a single window of DNA contains:
- the cobU gene encoding bifunctional adenosylcobinamide kinase/adenosylcobinamide-phosphate guanylyltransferase produces the protein MKLFPGVHLVIGGARSGKSLHAEKLALTFPAPRVYLATSLALDRETAERIAAHRKRRGSEWTTVEEPYRLADALERAKRLGNVVLVDCVTMWLTNLLLSDSFDAQREVDFLCNLLAKEQEIPIIVVSNEVGLGIVPENELARSFRDLSGITNQKLADLASTVTWMVAGIPVVVKDGHPE, from the coding sequence ATGAAGCTTTTTCCCGGAGTACATCTGGTAATAGGGGGAGCACGAAGCGGCAAAAGCCTTCACGCAGAAAAGCTGGCCCTGACATTCCCCGCCCCCCGGGTGTATTTGGCAACGAGCCTTGCCCTGGATAGAGAAACGGCCGAGCGGATTGCGGCTCACAGAAAGCGCCGGGGAAGTGAATGGACCACGGTGGAAGAACCTTACAGGCTCGCCGACGCCTTAGAAAGGGCAAAAAGGCTCGGCAACGTCGTACTTGTAGATTGCGTAACCATGTGGCTCACAAATCTTTTACTGTCCGATTCCTTTGATGCACAAAGAGAAGTCGATTTTCTTTGTAATCTTCTGGCGAAGGAGCAGGAGATACCCATAATAGTGGTGTCCAACGAGGTCGGGCTCGGCATAGTTCCCGAAAACGAACTCGCCAGGAGTTTCCGGGATCTTTCGGGAATTACCAATCAGAAGTTAGCCGATCTCGCCAGCACGGTAACCTGGATGGTTGCGGGAATCCCGGTGGTAGTAAAAGATGGTCATCCTGAATGA
- the cobS gene encoding adenosylcobinamide-GDP ribazoletransferase yields the protein MVILNDALLTLSFLTRIPLPAPAVSSAQANLSRTFPYFPGVGILLGAVCAGGAVLLTRLFPPEISSFIIVAFLAWITRGLHLDGLADWADALGGGYTREKRLEILKDSRVGSFGVMALFFVIIGKTTALSFLIDRGCLFPILCAPLFSRSSMVAVAIGMQPAQRNTQQGLGDLFLSGFTKKHFILSLLWWIPFLIYRPRFIVFTAFLVFLEVIILRRNFAKNFGGLTGDLFGATCELVELTVLIAATLRGMS from the coding sequence ATGGTCATCCTGAATGATGCGCTTCTCACCCTGTCATTTTTGACCCGTATTCCCTTACCTGCTCCGGCGGTTTCATCAGCACAGGCCAACCTTTCCCGTACCTTCCCCTACTTTCCCGGTGTGGGCATTTTACTGGGGGCTGTATGTGCCGGGGGTGCAGTCCTTCTCACGAGGTTATTTCCGCCCGAAATTTCGTCTTTTATAATCGTCGCCTTTCTTGCCTGGATTACCCGGGGTCTTCATCTGGACGGTCTGGCCGACTGGGCCGATGCCCTCGGTGGTGGATACACTCGAGAAAAACGCCTGGAAATTCTCAAGGACAGTCGCGTTGGCTCCTTCGGGGTAATGGCCCTGTTCTTTGTCATTATCGGAAAGACAACGGCATTATCCTTTTTGATCGACCGCGGCTGTCTTTTCCCAATTCTCTGCGCACCTCTGTTCAGCCGGTCTTCAATGGTGGCGGTCGCAATTGGAATGCAACCCGCACAGAGAAATACTCAACAGGGATTAGGAGACCTTTTCTTATCAGGTTTTACAAAAAAACATTTCATTCTCTCCCTGCTGTGGTGGATTCCTTTTCTGATCTACCGCCCTCGATTTATCGTCTTCACGGCTTTTCTGGTCTTCCTTGAGGTAATAATTTTAAGACGTAACTTTGCTAAAAATTTCGGGGGGCTAACGGGAGACCTCTTTGGAGCCACCTGCGAACTCGTTGAACTTACGGTTCTTATTGCTGCTACTTTGCGCGGAATGTCCTGA
- the glnE gene encoding bifunctional [glutamate--ammonia ligase]-adenylyl-L-tyrosine phosphorylase/[glutamate--ammonia-ligase] adenylyltransferase → MSEKAQLDITDPSDQRQALELASNYAKTLLQRFPEYSEWLWDQKSIRRSFSLLDVHRDFQKEIGEAPSLAEVARAMRRVKQRHFLRLALRDLIGLDDLQSSTGQLSDFACAAFQTAYQFLEKFPHLWNGVLLIDEIKSGNLSLAVIGLGKLGAHELNFVSDVDIMFIYEMDPTSSNRLLHEVVSTLTRLCHALVHLVDDIVEGDRLFKVDLRLRPGGKDSELVVPLPFALHHYLVEGQSWERFALIKASPLAGNISLGNYLIREVQPFIYRRFLDFQALDEIRRMRDRILSETPPTKPGPGYDVKLGIGGIREIEFIVQALQIIYGGRKPDLREASTLKALKKLAKEEILPEDVAMKLSEAYEFLRRTEHWIQLANNVQSHKIPRSATAMEKLVRAVMRVHPSEEVGPYIEQFIKHLHNQTDFVNNQFRSLFGEEFTRYGGRGEEVPKEEEETEALNSRCIKEIIEKWSASKELSEEKKAFVAVVADRSSTLVCKLPNSFPAETAAVKIIRFMEGVLRRPGLVKFFLGGSRRHQSNRTLQRALEALIRSPFAANILIHLPGLAENLKDTFQDFEDWSSECSAVMESTPAFEEKIQWLRRFKNERLLTIVLQDILKNPGPEIIGTELTRLAEYFVNQTYRITCERLGINPEAYPLCVCALGKLGSREMGYHSDLDLMFVFSAELADNGKGLEQIPEETVKLVQRFVRLLSINLEEGPGYEVDMRLRPSGNYGPLVVTRRAWDEYYQDQADPWEYASLVRFRPVAGNGELARVLVDRVTEILSVPRDPEKVWRRLCDLRKRMEEERLGETGDREGIHIKLGSGGLADIELWCQGTVVVWNRPGWTPGTTTGELLPGVLDTWNVNPREAEKIADAFRILRWLELRTSLVHPEGHTGWLKPDDWEALESYGLLPLKEAELSYGDVKRAMSLIRLWWNRVCDTRRPF, encoded by the coding sequence ATGTCCGAAAAAGCCCAGCTAGATATTACGGATCCTTCCGATCAAAGACAAGCCCTGGAACTGGCCTCCAACTATGCGAAAACCCTCCTTCAGAGATTTCCGGAATACTCTGAATGGTTATGGGATCAGAAATCGATAAGAAGAAGCTTTTCGCTTTTGGATGTTCACAGGGATTTTCAGAAAGAAATCGGTGAAGCTCCTTCTCTGGCCGAGGTAGCCAGAGCTATGAGGCGGGTGAAGCAAAGACATTTCCTGAGACTCGCCCTGAGGGACCTAATCGGTTTGGACGACCTCCAGAGTTCAACGGGTCAGCTATCGGATTTCGCCTGCGCTGCATTTCAAACGGCTTACCAATTTCTCGAAAAATTTCCCCATCTTTGGAACGGGGTTTTGCTTATTGATGAAATAAAATCAGGAAATCTATCCCTTGCGGTAATCGGACTCGGCAAGCTGGGAGCCCACGAACTGAATTTTGTTTCAGATGTGGATATTATGTTCATATACGAGATGGATCCGACCTCATCCAACCGCCTGCTTCACGAAGTCGTCTCAACTCTAACCCGTTTATGCCATGCCTTAGTTCATCTGGTGGACGACATCGTGGAGGGTGATCGGCTGTTCAAAGTAGATCTGCGCTTAAGACCCGGCGGAAAAGACTCGGAACTGGTCGTCCCTCTGCCCTTTGCATTACACCATTACCTTGTGGAAGGTCAGAGCTGGGAAAGATTTGCTCTTATCAAGGCCTCCCCCCTTGCCGGTAACATAAGTCTGGGTAATTACCTGATAAGGGAAGTTCAGCCCTTCATATACCGTCGTTTTCTCGACTTTCAGGCGCTGGACGAGATACGGCGGATGCGAGACAGGATTCTTTCCGAAACACCTCCCACAAAACCCGGGCCGGGTTACGACGTTAAACTCGGCATTGGTGGCATAAGGGAAATAGAATTCATAGTGCAGGCTCTTCAGATCATATACGGGGGGAGAAAACCGGACCTTCGTGAGGCTTCAACCTTAAAGGCCCTTAAGAAACTTGCAAAGGAAGAAATCCTTCCGGAAGATGTGGCTATGAAGCTGAGCGAGGCCTACGAGTTTCTGAGGAGGACGGAACACTGGATTCAGCTTGCGAACAACGTTCAGAGCCACAAGATCCCCAGGTCCGCAACGGCAATGGAAAAGCTGGTTCGTGCCGTTATGAGGGTTCACCCTTCCGAGGAGGTCGGACCCTACATTGAGCAGTTTATAAAACATCTTCACAACCAGACCGACTTCGTTAACAACCAGTTCCGCTCTCTCTTTGGTGAAGAGTTCACACGATACGGGGGTAGAGGCGAAGAAGTGCCGAAAGAGGAGGAAGAAACAGAGGCTTTAAACTCGAGGTGTATTAAGGAAATAATTGAAAAGTGGTCGGCTTCTAAAGAGCTTTCGGAGGAGAAAAAAGCCTTCGTTGCCGTAGTTGCCGACAGGAGCTCAACATTGGTTTGCAAGCTTCCAAATTCCTTTCCCGCTGAAACTGCAGCGGTGAAAATAATCCGCTTCATGGAAGGCGTACTTCGAAGACCGGGTTTGGTAAAGTTTTTTCTTGGAGGAAGCAGAAGACATCAATCCAATCGGACACTTCAAAGAGCTCTGGAGGCGCTGATACGAAGCCCTTTTGCAGCAAACATTCTGATTCATCTTCCCGGCCTTGCCGAAAATCTTAAGGACACCTTTCAGGACTTTGAAGATTGGTCATCTGAGTGCAGTGCCGTAATGGAGTCAACTCCGGCTTTTGAGGAAAAAATCCAGTGGCTCCGGCGTTTTAAAAATGAACGCCTTCTCACGATTGTCCTGCAGGACATCCTGAAGAACCCGGGACCGGAAATAATCGGAACCGAGCTAACCCGTCTTGCCGAATACTTTGTAAATCAGACCTACAGGATTACCTGCGAACGGCTTGGAATTAATCCCGAAGCCTATCCGCTCTGCGTATGTGCACTGGGAAAGCTGGGCAGCAGAGAAATGGGGTACCATTCGGACCTTGACCTCATGTTCGTTTTCTCCGCCGAACTCGCCGATAACGGCAAAGGTCTTGAACAGATACCCGAAGAAACGGTAAAACTGGTGCAAAGATTTGTCAGGCTTCTCTCCATAAATCTTGAAGAAGGACCCGGTTATGAGGTGGATATGCGTCTGCGCCCCTCTGGAAATTACGGACCTCTTGTGGTTACCAGAAGAGCCTGGGATGAATACTATCAGGATCAGGCCGATCCCTGGGAATACGCTTCTCTTGTCAGGTTTCGACCGGTAGCTGGAAACGGTGAGCTTGCCCGCGTTCTTGTGGACAGGGTGACCGAAATCCTTTCGGTTCCAAGAGATCCGGAGAAGGTATGGAGACGGCTTTGCGATCTGCGCAAACGCATGGAAGAGGAACGCCTGGGTGAAACCGGGGACAGGGAGGGAATTCACATCAAGCTTGGTAGCGGCGGCCTCGCCGATATTGAGTTATGGTGTCAGGGAACGGTGGTCGTCTGGAATCGGCCTGGATGGACGCCCGGTACTACCACGGGAGAACTGCTGCCGGGGGTTTTGGATACCTGGAATGTAAATCCTCGGGAAGCGGAAAAGATCGCTGATGCCTTTAGAATTCTCAGGTGGCTGGAATTAAGGACTTCCCTGGTTCATCCGGAAGGACACACAGGCTGGTTAAAGCCCGACGATTGGGAAGCACTGGAAAGCTATGGGTTGCTTCCCTTAAAGGAAGCCGAATTATCGTATGGTGACGTAAAAAGGGCGATGTCACTCATACGGCTATGGTGGAATAGGGTTTGCGACACCAGAAGGCCTTTTTAA
- a CDS encoding ketopantoate reductase family protein, whose product MNVAVIGSGGIGGLYGGKLYQAGVHVTMVCRSDYEVIRDRGITVESIWGSFHYRPHKVVRSVSECDPIPDYLLVCTKAVSDDTALKLLEGLPEKSDEVAVVLLQNGIYIEEPVKKFRPDLTVIGGIAFVCTFRTQPGYICHTDYGRIVLGDYPQGVSKKTRLLADTFKKAGVPCEVTEDIIRARWGKLVWNAAFNPLSVLAGGKDTGEIVSDPYLLNIARSVMEEVVRLADADGHPLSPAVVDENLEATRAMSPYKTSMLLDYEKGRPMECEAILGKAVKKAEELGVETPTIRTLYNLLMSFNRKLGGKNRDV is encoded by the coding sequence ATGAATGTTGCCGTAATCGGTAGCGGAGGCATTGGAGGGCTTTACGGAGGAAAGCTCTATCAGGCAGGTGTTCACGTCACCATGGTCTGTCGATCCGACTACGAGGTCATACGAGACAGGGGAATTACCGTTGAAAGCATCTGGGGATCCTTTCACTACCGGCCTCATAAGGTTGTAAGATCTGTTTCAGAGTGCGATCCCATACCTGACTATCTCCTTGTCTGTACCAAGGCCGTCTCCGATGATACGGCGCTGAAATTGCTGGAAGGACTGCCGGAAAAGAGCGACGAGGTAGCGGTGGTGCTACTCCAGAACGGCATTTACATTGAAGAACCCGTCAAAAAATTCAGGCCGGACCTTACCGTCATAGGCGGAATAGCTTTTGTCTGTACCTTTCGCACTCAACCCGGTTACATCTGCCACACCGACTATGGAAGAATAGTGCTGGGAGACTATCCCCAGGGGGTATCGAAAAAAACACGACTTCTTGCCGATACTTTCAAAAAGGCCGGGGTGCCCTGTGAAGTTACTGAAGATATCATAAGGGCCAGATGGGGGAAATTGGTGTGGAATGCTGCCTTTAATCCTCTTTCGGTCCTGGCCGGCGGAAAAGACACGGGGGAGATTGTCTCAGACCCGTATCTACTGAACATTGCCAGATCGGTTATGGAAGAAGTGGTAAGGCTTGCCGATGCCGACGGTCATCCCCTGTCGCCTGCCGTGGTCGACGAAAACCTTGAGGCAACCAGGGCTATGAGCCCCTACAAAACGAGCATGCTTTTGGACTACGAAAAAGGACGGCCTATGGAGTGCGAAGCCATACTGGGAAAAGCCGTTAAGAAGGCCGAAGAACTCGGGGTGGAAACGCCGACGATAAGGACACTTTACAACCTTCTCATGTCCTTCAACAGGAAGCTGGGCGGAAAGAACCGTGATGTTTGA
- the rsxA gene encoding electron transport complex subunit RsxA translates to MNEYLLIVISAVLVKNILLIRYLGNCPFLGVSNRMDTATGMAMAVVFVMTLANLITWCVHRYILVPFGLEYLRTIAFILVIASLVQLVEMFLQKSVPVLYRMLGIFLPLITTNCAVLGAAVIAINEEYNLAQGVVFGIASAVGFGLALILMTGLRERYALQPVPRHFRGTSSGLITASLLALAFFGFFGMVE, encoded by the coding sequence ATGAACGAGTATTTGTTGATTGTTATCAGTGCCGTTCTTGTAAAAAACATCCTTTTGATACGTTATCTCGGTAACTGTCCTTTTCTGGGCGTGTCCAACCGAATGGACACGGCTACCGGCATGGCTATGGCCGTCGTCTTCGTCATGACGCTGGCCAATCTCATAACCTGGTGTGTTCACAGATACATTCTCGTTCCCTTTGGTCTTGAATACCTTCGCACCATTGCCTTCATATTGGTAATCGCATCGCTGGTTCAACTTGTGGAAATGTTCTTGCAAAAGTCAGTGCCTGTTCTCTACAGAATGCTGGGGATTTTCCTGCCTTTGATTACAACAAATTGCGCCGTGCTTGGTGCGGCTGTTATAGCCATTAACGAGGAGTATAACCTTGCCCAGGGTGTTGTCTTCGGCATTGCCTCTGCCGTTGGTTTCGGTCTGGCACTGATATTGATGACTGGGCTTCGTGAAAGGTATGCTCTTCAGCCCGTACCCCGGCATTTCAGGGGTACTTCATCGGGCTTAATTACTGCAAGTTTGCTTGCTCTGGCCTTTTTTGGCTTTTTTGGAATGGTTGAATAG
- a CDS encoding ParA family protein, whose protein sequence is MAEQKAYVVAVVNQKGGVGKTTTAVNLSVCVAEMGHSVILIDGDPQANASSGLGVRLSSGSRSFLSFLQEDGGLPPLVQPIEKLPFWLLPSHASLASFEWSKHDSVFLLANRMPLLKSRCSYVFIDCPPSLGILTLNALVSADAVIIPIQCEYYALEGLSLLLETIRNVRLRWNPTLTVDGIVFTMFDRRNRLAHQVIREVRRHSPFHTYDPPIPRNVRLSEAPSHGLPVILYDPSCAGSRAYRKLAQAFVEKPRSKK, encoded by the coding sequence ATGGCCGAACAAAAGGCATACGTCGTTGCCGTGGTCAATCAAAAGGGTGGGGTCGGTAAGACCACAACGGCTGTCAACCTTTCGGTCTGCGTCGCCGAAATGGGGCACAGTGTCATCTTGATAGACGGAGACCCCCAGGCCAATGCGTCAAGTGGGCTTGGTGTCAGGCTTTCCTCAGGCAGCCGATCTTTTCTTTCCTTTCTACAGGAAGACGGCGGCCTGCCTCCGCTGGTCCAGCCCATCGAAAAACTACCCTTCTGGTTACTGCCTTCCCACGCAAGCCTTGCATCCTTTGAGTGGTCAAAGCACGACAGTGTTTTTCTTCTCGCCAACCGTATGCCCCTTTTGAAAAGCCGGTGCAGCTACGTATTCATAGACTGTCCGCCTTCCCTGGGAATTCTCACCCTGAACGCCCTTGTTTCGGCAGATGCCGTTATCATACCCATACAGTGTGAATATTACGCCCTTGAAGGGCTTTCACTTTTGCTCGAAACCATTAGAAACGTGAGGTTGCGCTGGAACCCCACCCTCACCGTTGACGGCATAGTCTTCACCATGTTCGACAGGCGCAATCGCCTGGCCCATCAAGTTATCCGCGAAGTCAGGCGGCATTCCCCCTTTCATACCTATGACCCGCCGATACCGAGAAATGTGCGGCTTAGCGAAGCTCCGAGTCATGGCCTGCCCGTAATACTTTACGATCCCTCTTGCGCAGGATCCAGGGCATATCGTAAACTTGCTCAGGCTTTTGTGGAAAAACCCCGGAGCAAAAAATGA
- the kdsB gene encoding 3-deoxy-manno-octulosonate cytidylyltransferase: protein MATYVFIPARYSSTRLPGKPLLKLAGKSLLRWVYEGCSRSLKADNVIIATDDERIREEAESFGASVVLTSSEHLSGTDRIAEAAEKYGCRDEDVIINVQGDEPTVDGQIVDDLITACVEYPEFSIITLAYRSKSKEEFLNPNTVKVVFDNEMRALYFSRAPIPHVRDDTSDNLVWWKHLGFYGYRYGFLKTFVKLPPGKLEQLERLEQLRALERGYSVKILPSSRDTISIDTPDDVEEFLRYLKNKK, encoded by the coding sequence ATGGCAACTTATGTCTTTATACCGGCAAGGTACTCTTCGACAAGGCTTCCCGGAAAGCCTCTTTTGAAGTTGGCGGGGAAGTCCTTATTAAGGTGGGTTTACGAGGGATGCTCCCGGAGCCTGAAAGCCGATAATGTGATAATAGCCACGGATGATGAAAGGATTCGTGAGGAAGCCGAAAGCTTCGGTGCATCTGTCGTGCTGACCAGTTCCGAACACTTGTCCGGGACCGATAGAATAGCCGAAGCGGCCGAGAAGTACGGTTGCCGCGACGAGGACGTCATTATTAACGTACAGGGTGATGAACCCACGGTTGACGGGCAGATTGTGGACGATTTGATAACGGCTTGTGTGGAGTATCCGGAATTCTCCATTATTACGCTGGCCTATCGATCAAAATCAAAAGAAGAATTCCTGAATCCCAACACCGTCAAGGTTGTTTTTGATAACGAAATGCGAGCTCTTTACTTTTCCCGTGCTCCGATACCACACGTCAGAGACGACACGTCTGATAATCTGGTCTGGTGGAAGCATCTGGGGTTTTATGGTTATCGTTACGGCTTTTTGAAAACTTTTGTGAAGTTGCCACCGGGTAAGCTGGAACAACTTGAGCGCCTGGAACAGCTCAGAGCCCTTGAACGGGGCTATTCCGTTAAAATTCTTCCGTCTTCACGGGATACAATTTCTATAGATACGCCGGACGATGTTGAAGAATTTCTCAGGTACCTGAAAAACAAGAAATGA
- a CDS encoding DUF3842 family protein produces MIRIAVIDGQGGGIGSVIIKKIKEVFGESVEVWALGTNAIATSQMLKAGANRGATGSSAICHCADRVDIIVGPISIVIAHSMMGEVTSEIASAIGASRARKFLIPLAQEPVHIVGTIREPLPHLVESLVSEYLKNYIEEQRP; encoded by the coding sequence GTGATCCGTATAGCCGTCATTGATGGTCAGGGCGGAGGTATCGGCTCGGTTATCATAAAGAAGATCAAAGAGGTTTTCGGGGAGTCCGTAGAGGTATGGGCCCTGGGAACGAACGCAATTGCAACCTCTCAGATGCTCAAAGCCGGCGCAAATCGGGGAGCAACGGGCTCTTCGGCCATTTGTCACTGTGCAGACCGAGTGGACATTATAGTGGGGCCCATTTCCATAGTTATAGCCCATTCCATGATGGGCGAGGTCACGAGTGAGATTGCTTCGGCCATAGGAGCGTCCAGAGCCAGAAAGTTTCTAATCCCCCTTGCCCAAGAGCCGGTACACATAGTAGGCACCATCCGAGAGCCTTTGCCCCATCTGGTGGAAAGTCTGGTTTCTGAATATCTCAAAAACTACATAGAAGAGCAGAGGCCATGA
- a CDS encoding ParB/RepB/Spo0J family partition protein: MTKKKGLGRSLNDLMSTPTEWMFRDDLKIFFCPLDTLEPNPYQPRIAVEDDESLEELAVSIKEKGLLQPLIVTQGSTKGRYVIIAGERRWRAARKAGLSEVPVILKEASSVEAVELALIENIQRKDLTCIEEALAYRRLQEEFGLTQEDIANRVGKSRSAVANTMRLLALPEDIQKDVLEGRLSMGHARALLSLPDRELMHRLRDQILAQGLTVRETERRAHLLSERFHDGSQEGDKNRSLENRDYFTAREQLISSILRTEVKIRRFKKKLQIVIEAGDEEELDRIVSQIVSQTEKQDTEG, from the coding sequence ATGACGAAAAAGAAAGGACTGGGAAGGTCTTTGAACGATTTAATGTCAACTCCAACGGAATGGATGTTCAGAGACGATCTGAAAATTTTCTTCTGCCCCCTTGATACGCTGGAGCCCAATCCATACCAGCCCAGAATTGCCGTTGAAGACGACGAATCGCTGGAAGAGCTGGCAGTATCCATAAAGGAAAAAGGCCTTCTGCAACCCCTCATAGTAACCCAAGGAAGCACTAAAGGCAGGTATGTCATAATTGCAGGGGAGCGCCGCTGGAGGGCTGCAAGGAAGGCTGGACTGTCAGAAGTTCCCGTTATCCTGAAGGAGGCTTCGTCGGTTGAGGCGGTTGAACTGGCACTTATTGAAAACATCCAGAGGAAGGACCTGACCTGCATCGAAGAAGCCCTTGCTTATAGAAGGCTTCAGGAAGAATTCGGACTGACTCAGGAAGATATCGCAAACCGTGTGGGCAAGAGCCGCTCGGCCGTTGCAAACACCATGAGGCTCCTGGCCCTGCCGGAGGATATCCAGAAAGACGTTCTTGAAGGACGGCTATCTATGGGTCACGCCAGAGCCCTTTTGAGCCTTCCAGACCGGGAGCTGATGCACAGGTTAAGGGATCAGATACTGGCTCAGGGGCTTACCGTCAGAGAAACAGAAAGACGGGCTCATTTGCTCTCCGAAAGATTCCATGATGGTTCCCAAGAAGGGGATAAAAACAGGTCTCTGGAAAACCGGGATTATTTCACTGCCAGAGAACAGTTGATCTCATCGATACTCCGAACAGAAGTAAAGATCCGCAGGTTCAAGAAAAAGTTACAGATAGTCATAGAAGCAGGAGACGAAGAAGAACTCGATCGAATTGTTTCTCAAATTGTTTCTCAAACCGAAAAGCAGGATACGGAGGGATAA
- the cbpB gene encoding peptide-modifying radical SAM enzyme CbpB, with the protein MTIPLYANTGYGPHFSVIDIGLKDKVAVIDPDTGFWALSESSSLGDILAGDFAEKYMDQRQSFAEEMDNFRFNLTPSAVYFNPTEKCNFNCTYCYIPEEIRRNGVTMTSEEVSRALNVLKEYFGKTLPPKVKPQVIFHGSEPMIARDAVFRAIEDFRDDFLFGIQTNGILLDREAVEFLTSRNTGIGLSLDAPVEEVANTTRKNWSGQGGFRKILEVLEMLREYPAYNVITTVTRENVHLLPQMVDFFADLGVQMVMFNPVRCTQRGGRELKPEDSIMAEYFCRALDQTRTVRDRKGFKIVVVNFANVLAGILGPTTRRLMCDISPCGGGRCFFAVSARGDLFPCSEFVGFPEFRGGNLLKDPVENALKSEPFLKVTNRKVEDIAPCFRCAIKHFCGAPCPAEVYSLHGKLNAPAPYCKFYEEQVRYAFRVIASGEEKEFLWDGWEEETEETFSQILP; encoded by the coding sequence ATGACAATCCCGCTTTACGCAAACACCGGTTATGGACCACACTTCAGCGTAATCGACATCGGCCTCAAGGACAAGGTCGCCGTAATTGACCCCGACACAGGCTTCTGGGCCCTGAGTGAATCAAGTTCGTTGGGTGATATACTGGCCGGCGACTTTGCAGAAAAATACATGGACCAACGGCAAAGTTTCGCCGAGGAAATGGATAATTTCCGATTTAACCTTACTCCCTCGGCCGTGTACTTCAACCCCACGGAAAAATGCAACTTTAACTGCACTTATTGCTATATTCCGGAGGAAATTCGGCGTAACGGCGTAACAATGACCTCCGAAGAAGTTTCCAGGGCCCTCAATGTCCTGAAGGAATATTTCGGTAAAACTCTGCCCCCGAAGGTTAAACCTCAAGTTATCTTCCACGGAAGCGAACCGATGATCGCCCGTGACGCCGTTTTCCGGGCAATTGAGGATTTTCGTGATGATTTCCTGTTCGGCATACAGACAAACGGCATTCTTCTGGATCGCGAAGCAGTGGAGTTCCTGACATCACGGAACACCGGAATCGGGCTGTCTCTAGATGCCCCCGTTGAAGAGGTTGCCAACACAACCCGGAAGAACTGGAGCGGTCAGGGGGGATTCCGAAAAATCCTCGAAGTGCTGGAGATGCTTCGAGAATATCCGGCCTACAATGTCATTACCACGGTCACCCGAGAAAATGTCCATCTTCTACCGCAGATGGTTGACTTCTTTGCAGATCTGGGCGTTCAAATGGTGATGTTTAACCCCGTAAGATGCACTCAACGGGGAGGCAGAGAACTTAAACCCGAGGACTCCATTATGGCAGAATACTTCTGCCGTGCCCTAGACCAGACGAGAACCGTAAGAGACCGCAAGGGATTCAAAATTGTGGTGGTTAATTTTGCCAACGTCCTGGCCGGGATTCTCGGCCCCACGACAAGAAGGCTCATGTGCGACATATCGCCATGTGGCGGAGGCAGGTGCTTTTTTGCGGTTTCGGCCCGGGGAGATCTCTTTCCCTGCAGTGAATTCGTGGGATTTCCCGAATTCCGTGGAGGAAACCTTTTAAAAGACCCTGTTGAAAATGCCCTTAAATCCGAACCTTTCCTCAAGGTTACGAATCGCAAGGTGGAAGACATAGCCCCCTGTTTCAGGTGCGCCATAAAACACTTCTGCGGCGCTCCTTGCCCTGCCGAAGTGTACTCTCTTCACGGAAAACTCAATGCTCCGGCCCCCTATTGCAAATTTTACGAGGAGCAGGTTCGATACGCTTTCAGGGTAATAGCGTCCGGAGAAGAAAAAGAATTCCTTTGGGACGGCTGGGAGGAAGAAACGGAGGAAACCTTTTCTCAGATCCTGCCTTAG